A genomic stretch from Vibrio cortegadensis includes:
- the ppnP gene encoding pyrimidine/purine nucleoside phosphorylase — protein sequence MIKENIYFEGNVKSLAFTQQDETSSVGVMAPGEYTFGTAAPEKMTVVKGALTIQRAGENEWTTFSSGESFNVTGDSSFDLKVEVTTAYLCEYL from the coding sequence ATGATTAAGGAAAATATCTACTTTGAGGGCAATGTTAAATCATTGGCGTTTACTCAACAAGATGAGACAAGTAGCGTAGGCGTGATGGCTCCTGGGGAATATACATTCGGGACGGCGGCACCAGAGAAAATGACGGTCGTAAAAGGTGCGTTAACAATACAACGCGCAGGTGAAAATGAATGGACGACATTTTCATCAGGCGAATCATTTAATGTCACAGGTGATTCATCATTTGATTTGAAAGTCGAAGTGACGACTGCCTATCTGTGTGAATATTTATAA
- a CDS encoding DUF2850 domain-containing protein — MTKTPKTKATRSSIFLIRVCFILFGSAVFSVACYFLFSSYQDHVNPEQIYGDWIEIGAPKYQTDILNFSSKGFTHNHRLISTKFDYDGKKIHIKTNAGETTYELSGTFSSPQLLRIVPRKPRVTFIKKGYEHTIEDDQSNAIQSRGKALSEHFNASK; from the coding sequence ATGACGAAAACACCTAAAACAAAGGCAACGCGCTCATCCATTTTCCTTATTCGCGTCTGCTTCATTTTATTTGGCAGCGCTGTGTTTTCAGTGGCTTGTTATTTTCTCTTTTCATCCTATCAGGATCACGTCAATCCTGAACAGATATATGGTGACTGGATTGAAATTGGCGCTCCAAAATATCAAACCGATATACTGAATTTTTCTTCGAAGGGTTTCACACATAACCATCGATTAATCAGCACTAAATTTGATTATGATGGCAAAAAAATCCATATTAAAACCAACGCAGGTGAAACCACCTACGAACTATCAGGCACTTTTTCTTCACCACAACTATTGAGAATTGTTCCTCGTAAACCGAGAGTTACCTTTATTAAAAAAGGCTACGAACATACTATCGAGGATGATCAAAGCAATGCGATACAAAGCAGAGGAAAGGCGCTTTCTGAGCACTTCAATGCATCGAAATAG
- a CDS encoding glycosyl hydrolase family 18 protein: MNRFTLCAASIATALSSAVIAAPATPSIDMYGSNNLQFSKIELAMETTSGYNQMVKYHDLATINVKFNQWSGSSGDTYKIYFDGIEVATGPIKGSQTTASFQYGKGGLYQMEIEACDATGCSRSAPAEITIADTDGSHLKPLAMNTDPNNKSYNTDPNTVVGTYFVEWGIYGRDYTVDNLPVDNLTHILYGFIPICGPNESVKTVGGNSYNALMTACNGVNDYEVVIHDPWAAFQKSFKQAGHEYSTPIKGNYAMMMAMKQRNPDLKIIPSIGGWTLSDPFFDFTTKANRDTFVASVKKFLITWKFYDGVDIDWEFPGGGGAAPDLGDPVNDGPAYVALMQELRTMLDELQTETGKSYELTSAIGVGHDKIEDVNYGEAIQYMDYIFAMTYDFYGGWNNVLGHQTALHCGNFMLPGQCDGSGVDENGEAFKGPAYTSDNGIQLLLAQGVPANKLVLGAAMYGRGWEGVMPSSLTDPNDPMTGVGNGKLKGSTAQGVWEDGVIDYKGIKNHMLGENSQGINGFEYGYDEVAEAPYVWNRSSGKLITFDDARSVKAKGAYVRDLGLAGLFSWEIDADNGDILNAMHEGLAGGSTIPHNKKPIADAGIDQTLIGPITVTLDGSLSKDMDGTIRTYEWKQISGETVTLTDANQAKAKFAIDEVSQQQRLVFTLTVTDNEGATAIDEIVVTVNPKNTTPINTPPEAKILAPASVNAGDSVIIDASASSDADQDVLSFTWTIPPSINATVQGDKVIFTAAEYAQDTPLNFTVNVSDGVASSSASVSVIVLKKITDGGDTCTNLWDSSAIYTGGNQVTHDAKTWEAKWWTTGENPSQSGKWGVWKLIGEANCSVSK, translated from the coding sequence ATGAATCGTTTTACTTTGTGCGCAGCAAGCATTGCCACTGCTCTTTCAAGTGCAGTAATAGCGGCACCTGCTACCCCGAGCATTGATATGTACGGCTCGAATAACCTACAATTTTCAAAAATTGAACTCGCAATGGAAACCACTTCTGGCTACAACCAGATGGTGAAATACCACGACTTAGCCACCATTAACGTTAAATTTAATCAGTGGAGTGGAAGTTCTGGCGATACTTACAAAATCTACTTTGATGGCATTGAAGTCGCGACGGGGCCAATTAAAGGCAGCCAAACAACGGCCAGCTTCCAATACGGGAAAGGTGGTTTGTATCAAATGGAAATTGAGGCGTGCGACGCAACAGGGTGTAGTCGTAGCGCACCTGCTGAAATTACCATTGCAGATACAGATGGATCGCACTTAAAACCATTAGCAATGAATACCGATCCGAACAATAAGTCATACAACACGGATCCAAACACAGTAGTTGGTACTTACTTTGTTGAATGGGGTATCTATGGTCGAGACTATACAGTGGACAACCTTCCGGTCGATAATCTCACGCATATTTTATACGGTTTCATTCCAATTTGTGGGCCTAACGAATCAGTAAAAACCGTGGGAGGGAATAGTTACAACGCCTTAATGACAGCTTGTAACGGAGTCAACGATTACGAAGTGGTTATTCACGATCCTTGGGCTGCATTTCAAAAAAGCTTCAAACAAGCAGGCCACGAATACAGCACGCCGATTAAAGGTAATTACGCCATGATGATGGCGATGAAGCAGCGCAATCCAGATCTTAAAATTATTCCTTCAATTGGCGGTTGGACGCTTTCCGATCCCTTCTTTGACTTTACAACCAAAGCCAATCGCGACACTTTTGTGGCTTCTGTTAAAAAATTCCTCATTACATGGAAGTTCTATGATGGCGTTGACATCGACTGGGAATTCCCAGGAGGCGGTGGTGCCGCGCCTGATCTAGGCGATCCAGTGAATGATGGTCCGGCTTATGTCGCTTTAATGCAAGAGCTACGCACCATGTTAGATGAGCTTCAAACGGAAACAGGCAAGAGTTATGAGTTAACTTCAGCGATCGGTGTGGGTCACGATAAGATCGAGGATGTTAACTACGGTGAGGCGATCCAATACATGGATTACATCTTTGCCATGACTTACGATTTTTATGGTGGCTGGAACAATGTATTAGGTCATCAAACCGCTCTACATTGCGGAAATTTCATGTTGCCAGGCCAATGCGATGGCTCCGGTGTCGATGAAAATGGAGAAGCCTTTAAAGGCCCAGCCTATACGTCAGACAACGGTATTCAACTGCTATTGGCGCAAGGCGTACCAGCGAATAAGTTAGTTCTTGGCGCAGCCATGTATGGCCGAGGTTGGGAAGGCGTAATGCCATCTAGCCTGACAGATCCGAACGATCCAATGACAGGCGTAGGTAACGGCAAGCTCAAAGGGAGTACCGCTCAAGGCGTGTGGGAAGATGGTGTCATTGATTACAAAGGGATCAAAAACCATATGCTTGGAGAAAACAGCCAAGGTATTAATGGTTTTGAGTATGGTTATGATGAAGTTGCAGAAGCTCCCTACGTTTGGAACCGTTCTTCAGGTAAGCTCATCACATTTGATGATGCACGCTCAGTTAAAGCTAAGGGAGCCTACGTTCGTGACCTAGGATTGGCCGGACTATTTTCTTGGGAAATCGACGCTGATAACGGTGACATTCTAAATGCGATGCATGAAGGGTTAGCGGGTGGTTCAACGATTCCTCACAACAAAAAACCCATCGCTGATGCAGGGATTGATCAAACCCTGATAGGTCCAATCACAGTAACTCTTGATGGCTCTTTGTCCAAAGATATGGATGGCACTATCCGCACTTATGAGTGGAAACAGATATCGGGTGAGACAGTAACATTAACGGATGCTAACCAAGCAAAAGCAAAGTTTGCCATTGATGAAGTCAGTCAACAGCAACGCTTAGTCTTTACTCTCACGGTCACCGACAATGAAGGCGCAACGGCCATTGATGAGATCGTCGTGACAGTTAACCCTAAAAACACAACCCCGATCAATACTCCGCCAGAAGCTAAAATTTTGGCACCAGCATCCGTCAACGCTGGTGATTCCGTTATCATTGATGCTTCAGCCTCAAGCGATGCGGATCAAGATGTACTCAGCTTTACTTGGACGATACCACCAAGCATTAATGCGACGGTTCAAGGGGATAAAGTGATTTTCACTGCCGCAGAATATGCCCAAGACACACCGCTAAACTTTACTGTTAACGTGAGTGATGGTGTTGCGAGTTCATCAGCCTCGGTTTCTGTCATCGTTCTCAAAAAGATCACTGATGGTGGCGATACCTGTACCAACCTTTGGGATTCATCAGCGATATATACTGGTGGGAATCAAGTGACACACGACGCGAAAACATGGGAAGCAAAATGGTGGACAACAGGTGAAAACCCAAGTCAATCAGGCAAGTGGGGAGTATGGAAGCTCATTGGGGAAGCAAACTGCTCTGTCTCTAAATAG
- a CDS encoding alpha/beta fold hydrolase — protein sequence MSEKIYFNTSGKFSLKRTLVNVTTRLHHTVAPSHAKKTARKLLLTPARTEAKNSQPQGLVCGEVESKEGTLKTYTLGAGPVWVLTHGWSGTASQFYPLMEHIASKGFTALAYDHPAHGGSDGVYGHIPAFVNGLEAVLDSVTEQPVAGVIGHSMGTASALECRHAKIQNVPMLLIAPVLDYLDNLFGSVARSGYSMKLFEAIVSELQEQYHYPLQSIDPLQKLRQREAQTYIVHDQKDRFTKHEVSQQAANEMDKVTLVTTQGQGHGRVMKCQQVMESFDKLI from the coding sequence ATGAGCGAAAAAATATATTTTAACACCTCAGGCAAGTTCAGTTTGAAGCGCACTTTAGTCAACGTGACTACTCGGTTGCATCATACAGTGGCGCCTAGTCATGCAAAAAAAACGGCGCGTAAATTACTGTTAACCCCAGCTCGAACAGAAGCGAAAAACAGCCAACCGCAAGGGTTAGTATGCGGTGAAGTCGAAAGTAAGGAAGGGACGTTAAAGACGTATACCCTAGGCGCTGGCCCTGTATGGGTGTTAACTCATGGCTGGTCTGGAACGGCGAGTCAGTTTTATCCGCTAATGGAGCATATCGCGAGCAAAGGGTTTACTGCTTTGGCTTATGATCATCCTGCGCATGGCGGCAGCGATGGTGTTTATGGGCATATTCCCGCATTTGTGAATGGACTTGAAGCTGTTCTTGATAGCGTAACAGAACAACCCGTAGCTGGTGTGATTGGACACAGCATGGGAACGGCATCGGCTTTAGAGTGCCGCCACGCGAAGATTCAAAATGTGCCTATGTTATTAATTGCGCCTGTGCTTGATTATTTGGATAACTTGTTTGGCAGTGTGGCTCGATCTGGCTACTCAATGAAGCTATTTGAAGCGATTGTGTCTGAGTTACAAGAGCAATATCACTACCCACTTCAATCTATCGATCCACTGCAAAAACTCCGTCAGAGAGAGGCGCAGACGTATATCGTTCATGATCAGAAAGATAGATTTACTAAGCATGAAGTCTCGCAGCAGGCAGCCAATGAAATGGACAAAGTAACGCTTGTGACGACTCAAGGACAAGGCCATGGGCGCGTTATGAAGTGCCAACAGGTGATGGAGAGTTTCGATAAGTTAATTTAG
- a CDS encoding TetR/AcrR family transcriptional regulator: protein MSKGKVTKDHILNCAFELASKNGLESLTIGELAKECGMSKSGLFAHFNSKENLQLSVLEFSNLIFTQRVIAPARLLGDDNIEAKLKSLLKNWLGWNHSFQGSCMFIDAWKDAGADVCAIQQALQKSIATWIHYLTIQVEKGVDNQQFRADLDPQQATFELYGLYLSANLFYSLQGEDVSQRHFWEGVERLISSWKIPQ, encoded by the coding sequence ATGAGTAAAGGTAAAGTAACCAAAGATCATATTCTCAATTGCGCATTTGAACTGGCGAGTAAGAATGGATTAGAAAGTTTAACCATTGGCGAGTTAGCCAAAGAGTGCGGGATGTCTAAAAGTGGTCTTTTTGCTCACTTTAATTCTAAAGAAAACCTGCAATTGTCGGTGTTGGAATTCTCTAATCTGATTTTTACCCAGCGGGTGATAGCGCCTGCGAGGCTACTGGGTGATGACAATATTGAGGCTAAATTAAAAAGCTTGCTCAAAAATTGGCTGGGATGGAATCACTCTTTTCAAGGTAGCTGTATGTTTATCGATGCGTGGAAAGATGCCGGAGCGGATGTTTGTGCCATTCAACAAGCATTGCAAAAATCCATCGCGACATGGATTCATTACTTAACCATTCAGGTAGAAAAGGGGGTTGATAATCAGCAATTTCGTGCTGATTTAGATCCACAGCAAGCCACATTTGAATTGTATGGTTTATACCTCAGCGCCAACTTATTTTACTCTTTGCAAGGAGAAGACGTGAGCCAGCGCCACTTTTGGGAAGGGGTAGAGCGTTTGATTTCTAGTTGGAAAATTCCCCAATAG
- a CDS encoding DNA mismatch repair protein, which yields MRIPPAWVIVLFGLILNILAIITSSLVLDKQSAELAQLAEQKESNMYSIQLSWNSIETLERKRESILLHVDKTDLESAFTSSVLDEVLRGQLAVWVGKEVPKISIENLSEIMTLINLAQQTQRDRIDDFYLDNVAVAELMQVTSDNMAFYKNIALFLQIFGLALILARDLARKPNATQSLDHHDKK from the coding sequence ATGAGAATACCACCAGCATGGGTGATAGTGCTTTTTGGGTTGATCCTTAACATTCTTGCGATTATTACGTCTAGCTTAGTTTTGGATAAACAATCTGCGGAACTTGCACAACTTGCTGAGCAGAAAGAAAGTAACATGTATTCGATTCAGCTTTCTTGGAATAGCATTGAAACATTAGAACGCAAGCGTGAATCAATCTTATTGCATGTGGATAAAACCGATTTAGAGTCTGCCTTTACCAGTTCGGTATTGGATGAAGTTTTACGCGGGCAACTGGCGGTTTGGGTTGGGAAGGAAGTGCCTAAAATTAGCATTGAAAATCTATCTGAAATAATGACGCTCATTAACTTAGCACAACAAACTCAGCGTGACCGAATTGATGACTTCTATCTTGATAATGTTGCGGTTGCTGAGTTGATGCAAGTGACGAGCGACAACATGGCTTTTTATAAAAATATCGCTCTGTTTTTGCAAATATTTGGTTTGGCGTTGATCTTAGCAAGAGATCTTGCGCGTAAACCGAATGCGACACAGTCGTTAGATCATCATGACAAAAAATAA
- a CDS encoding MAPEG family protein, with protein sequence MITALYASILASIMIWLAIEVIKQRRSNKVAYSDGGVEGLQIARSAQSNAMDYIPITLILMALVEFNGAPSWLLHLVGVVFVIGRVMHAKGLLKEKMSGRVNGMKLTFLAMVSLIVLNIVYLPFEKLW encoded by the coding sequence ATGATCACAGCACTTTACGCCTCCATTTTAGCCAGCATTATGATTTGGCTGGCGATAGAAGTCATTAAACAAAGACGCAGCAACAAAGTTGCGTATTCGGATGGTGGAGTAGAAGGGTTACAAATCGCTAGATCGGCGCAAAGTAATGCAATGGACTATATTCCTATTACGCTTATTTTGATGGCTTTGGTTGAGTTTAACGGTGCGCCTTCATGGCTGCTGCATCTTGTAGGAGTGGTATTCGTGATAGGGCGCGTGATGCATGCGAAAGGGTTATTGAAAGAGAAGATGTCGGGCCGGGTGAATGGCATGAAACTGACTTTTTTAGCGATGGTGAGCTTGATCGTTTTGAATATTGTTTATTTGCCGTTTGAGAAGTTGTGGTAG
- the glgB gene encoding 1,4-alpha-glucan branching protein GlgB → MKITTISKQEQTYSQLSQASFADPFSFLGPFISPEDGALRVWIPGANKVELVIDKEPRIELERDQESGFILKSKRDLRFTHYQLAIDWSGTEQVLDDPYQYHELYAEYEALHTPKEMYKQMGSQFITLERDGKSISGTRFLVYAPHATAASLVGNFNSWDGRRFPMQRLDYGIWGLFIPNLEEGAQYKFELKGPNGEGLPHKADPWGFYSEQYPSFSSITYDHDRYEWQDEQWQNRPVTEKRKEALSFYELHAGSWKRDANGEFLNYRDLAAELIPYLTGLGYTHVELMPVSEHPFFGSWGYQPVGLFAPTSRFGSPDDFKYFVDQCHQAGLGVVLDWVPAHFPSDDHGLANFDGTPLFHDPDPRRGWHQDWNSYIYDLGREHVRRFLVSNALYWVDQFHIDGLRVDAVASMLYLDYSRSHDQWIPNQDGGNENYDAIATLKWMNEEVYKHFPNVMTIAEESTAFPGVSAPTFMGGLGFGFKWNMGWMHDSLSYIQEDPINRKYHHNTITFPLVYAHSENYVLSLSHDEVVYGKGSIHNKMPGDEWQQTANLRAYMGYMYGQPGKKLNFMGAEFGQTAEWNHDDQLQWFLLDYPRHQGVQTLTKDLNMLYREQAAMHDQDFDPKGFEWRLQDAEEASILAHERISESGERVLVISNFTPVPHEAFRLGVPTDHSYELLLNTDDTKYNGSGFEVMQTAQTEAIESEGLAQSLSLRIPPLSTVFYKKC, encoded by the coding sequence TTGAAAATAACAACTATTTCAAAGCAAGAACAAACATACAGTCAACTTTCTCAAGCTTCGTTTGCTGACCCGTTTTCTTTTTTAGGCCCGTTTATTTCGCCAGAGGATGGTGCATTACGAGTTTGGATTCCGGGCGCAAATAAAGTTGAGTTAGTTATCGACAAGGAACCTCGAATTGAATTAGAACGCGATCAAGAGAGTGGCTTTATTCTTAAGAGTAAGCGTGATCTGCGTTTTACACATTATCAATTAGCCATTGATTGGTCGGGTACCGAGCAGGTTCTTGATGATCCGTATCAGTACCATGAATTGTATGCCGAGTATGAAGCGCTTCATACGCCTAAAGAGATGTACAAGCAAATGGGTTCGCAATTCATTACTCTTGAGCGTGATGGTAAATCGATCTCAGGTACACGTTTCTTAGTTTATGCTCCGCATGCTACGGCAGCGAGTCTAGTGGGTAACTTTAACTCGTGGGATGGTCGTCGTTTTCCAATGCAGCGTTTAGATTACGGCATCTGGGGACTGTTTATTCCAAACCTTGAGGAAGGTGCTCAATACAAATTTGAGCTGAAAGGTCCAAATGGTGAAGGTCTACCTCATAAAGCCGATCCATGGGGCTTTTATTCAGAGCAATACCCATCATTTTCATCTATTACTTATGACCATGACCGTTATGAGTGGCAAGATGAACAGTGGCAAAACCGCCCAGTAACTGAGAAACGCAAAGAAGCGTTATCATTTTATGAACTGCACGCTGGTTCATGGAAACGCGATGCGAATGGAGAGTTCTTAAACTATCGAGATCTTGCCGCAGAGCTTATTCCATACCTGACAGGTTTAGGTTACACACACGTTGAATTAATGCCCGTTTCTGAGCATCCATTCTTTGGTTCTTGGGGTTATCAACCGGTTGGTTTATTTGCACCTACCAGTCGTTTTGGTTCACCTGATGACTTCAAATATTTCGTCGATCAATGTCACCAAGCAGGCCTTGGCGTTGTGCTGGACTGGGTTCCAGCTCACTTCCCATCGGATGATCATGGTTTGGCTAATTTTGATGGAACGCCACTGTTCCATGATCCAGATCCTCGTCGAGGTTGGCACCAAGATTGGAATTCATACATATACGATTTAGGTCGTGAACATGTCCGTCGATTCTTAGTGTCGAATGCACTCTATTGGGTTGATCAGTTCCACATTGATGGCCTACGTGTAGACGCGGTAGCGTCGATGCTTTACTTGGATTATTCACGTAGCCATGACCAGTGGATCCCGAACCAAGATGGTGGCAACGAAAACTATGATGCGATAGCAACCCTGAAATGGATGAACGAAGAAGTGTACAAGCACTTCCCGAATGTGATGACGATTGCTGAAGAATCGACTGCGTTCCCGGGTGTCTCTGCGCCTACCTTTATGGGAGGCTTAGGCTTTGGATTTAAGTGGAATATGGGTTGGATGCACGATAGCCTTTCTTATATTCAAGAAGATCCTATTAACCGAAAATACCACCATAATACCATCACGTTCCCGCTTGTTTACGCTCATAGCGAGAACTATGTTCTGTCTTTGTCTCATGATGAAGTCGTATATGGTAAAGGTTCAATCCATAATAAAATGCCTGGCGATGAGTGGCAGCAAACGGCTAACTTGCGTGCGTACATGGGTTATATGTACGGTCAACCGGGTAAGAAGCTTAACTTTATGGGGGCGGAATTTGGTCAAACTGCTGAATGGAATCACGATGACCAATTGCAGTGGTTCTTACTTGATTACCCTCGCCATCAAGGTGTGCAGACGCTGACTAAAGATCTGAATATGTTGTACCGAGAGCAAGCGGCAATGCATGATCAAGATTTTGACCCTAAAGGGTTTGAATGGAGACTTCAAGACGCAGAAGAAGCGAGCATTTTAGCTCACGAACGTATCAGTGAATCTGGTGAGCGAGTACTTGTGATCAGTAACTTTACGCCAGTACCCCACGAAGCGTTCCGCCTTGGTGTACCGACGGATCATAGCTACGAATTACTGCTGAATACTGATGACACGAAATATAATGGTAGTGGCTTTGAGGTGATGCAAACGGCTCAAACGGAAGCGATTGAAAGTGAAGGCTTAGCGCAGTCGCTATCACTTCGTATCCCACCGTTATCGACCGTCTTCTACAAAAAGTGCTAA